A region of Anaeromicrobium sediminis DNA encodes the following proteins:
- a CDS encoding flagellar hook capping FlgD N-terminal domain-containing protein, protein MIQSVTNQDMIIQPTNLNPPSANDELGQDEFLELLMTQLKYQDPLEPMDDTEYIAQLAEFSALEQMQMMNGRLDSMEAFSMMGKTVTYLDIDQSTGLQTVAEGTVDSVVYQNGSAYISVNGKEIDTNLVMEVKEPQAGDGDNNGDESPEEGTENTL, encoded by the coding sequence ATGATTCAATCGGTGACAAATCAAGATATGATAATACAACCAACAAATCTAAATCCACCAAGTGCAAATGATGAATTAGGCCAGGATGAATTTTTAGAACTTTTAATGACACAGCTTAAATATCAGGACCCTCTAGAACCTATGGATGATACAGAATATATAGCTCAACTTGCAGAATTTAGTGCTCTTGAGCAAATGCAAATGATGAATGGACGTCTAGATTCCATGGAGGCCTTTTCCATGATGGGAAAGACAGTTACATATTTAGATATTGACCAATCAACTGGACTTCAAACTGTAGCAGAAGGAACAGTAGACTCTGTAGTTTATCAAAACGGAAGTGCATATATTTCTGTAAATGGAAAAGAGATTGATACTAATCTTGTAATGGAGGTAAAGGAACCACAAGCGGGTGACGGGGATAATAATGGAGATGAATCACCTGAAGAAGGAACAGAAAATACCCTTTAA
- a CDS encoding GNAT family N-acetyltransferase — MVDQINIRNISTEEVPIAQEFLFKMVKKLYNCEENPLYHNDIINMKEFYINEKRKTIIGAFDKENHLVGTIAVKQFIDRFDSIKGIYREYTTAELGRCYINEDLRRKGIGSLLFDNIVQFCKESGYEKIYLHTHKHLPGGFDFWKKKGFLITVEDDDEEETVHMEKSI, encoded by the coding sequence ATGGTAGATCAGATTAATATTAGAAATATAAGTACAGAAGAAGTGCCTATTGCTCAAGAATTTTTATTCAAAATGGTAAAAAAATTATATAACTGTGAAGAAAATCCACTGTACCATAATGACATTATAAACATGAAGGAATTTTATATAAATGAAAAAAGAAAGACTATTATAGGTGCTTTTGATAAAGAAAATCATCTAGTTGGAACTATAGCAGTGAAACAATTTATAGATAGATTTGATTCTATAAAGGGCATATATAGGGAATATACAACAGCAGAACTAGGGAGATGCTATATAAATGAAGATTTAAGAAGAAAAGGAATAGGATCTCTTTTATTTGATAATATAGTTCAGTTTTGTAAAGAGAGTGGCTATGAGAAGATCTACTTACATACCCATAAGCATCTTCCAGGAGGCTTTGATTTTTGGAAAAAGAAAGGGTTTTTAATTACAGTAGAAGATGATGATGAAGAAGAAACAGTGCATATGGAGAAATCTATTTAA
- a CDS encoding helix-turn-helix domain-containing protein, giving the protein MNRLAAKIKESRISAGLTEKQLAKKCGLSINYIIQVESGKKIVNESVADKILNALGTKEEFVTEERVVEKPKKTKAIMPQGTIPVEPNQTWADALAGVIKKYPIYDLYNNKIVGYKDLPIISKKIEGHHPDKIMFVKCSNNDMKAFRIKKGDVLTALVTKDIQNHCIYLFEMDGSKMVRQLTKESNKKVTLLKCTNDSSATTVAMSKVKILGKIIKNEFSI; this is encoded by the coding sequence ATGAACAGACTTGCGGCAAAAATAAAAGAATCCAGAATATCAGCTGGATTAACTGAAAAGCAGCTGGCTAAAAAATGTGGGTTGTCAATTAACTATATAATACAAGTTGAATCAGGTAAGAAAATTGTGAATGAAAGTGTTGCTGATAAGATTTTAAATGCCTTAGGAACTAAAGAAGAATTTGTTACAGAAGAGAGGGTTGTAGAAAAACCTAAGAAAACTAAAGCAATCATGCCTCAGGGAACAATTCCCGTTGAGCCAAACCAAACTTGGGCTGACGCCTTGGCAGGAGTTATTAAGAAATATCCAATATATGATCTATATAATAACAAGATTGTGGGCTATAAAGACTTGCCTATAATAAGTAAAAAAATTGAAGGTCATCATCCAGATAAAATAATGTTTGTAAAATGTTCAAATAACGATATGAAAGCCTTCAGAATAAAAAAAGGTGATGTGTTGACTGCCCTTGTAACTAAAGATATACAAAACCACTGTATATATTTATTTGAAATGGACGGAAGTAAAATGGTTCGACAGCTAACAAAGGAATCCAACAAAAAGGTGACACTATTAAAATGTACAAATGATAGTTCTGCTACCACTGTTGCTATGAGCAAGGTAAAGATTTTAGGAAAAATTATCAAAAATGAATTTTCCATATAA
- a CDS encoding APC family permease has protein sequence MANTNFERVLSRKDVLALAFGAMIGWGWVVLAGSWVERAGALGAMLAFLFGGVMVLFVGLTYAELTSAMPKCGGEHVFSHRALGANMSFICTWAIILGYVSVVAFEAVALPTVVEYLFPNYIRFKMYTVAGYDVYFTWVLLGVLSSVAITVVNYFGVKPAAFLQWVITLFITLIGLSFFGGALVNGSTTNMQPLFTDGVRGVFGVAVMTPFMYVGFDVIPQAAEEIDMPFDKIGKILILSVIMAVFWYIMIIIGVSLAMDNASISASSLVTADAMGSVFNGSGLASKIMIIGGIGGIITSWNSFFVGGSRAIYSMAHSKMLPSFLAKIHPEYKTPTNAVLLIGILSTLAPLLGRKMLVWLVDAGGLTIVVAYLIVSISFLVLRKNEPNMPRPYKVKHGKLVGNIAVILSSAIIILYAPGAPAALIWPYEWFIIIGWSILGIVFYLWAKLSYNDFGVHEFKLDIKS, from the coding sequence ATGGCAAATACTAATTTTGAAAGAGTTTTATCAAGAAAAGATGTTTTAGCTTTGGCTTTTGGAGCTATGATTGGTTGGGGTTGGGTAGTTTTAGCAGGGAGCTGGGTAGAAAGGGCTGGTGCTTTAGGTGCAATGTTAGCCTTTTTATTTGGTGGAGTTATGGTTTTATTCGTAGGATTAACTTATGCTGAACTAACATCTGCCATGCCAAAATGTGGTGGAGAACATGTATTCAGTCACAGAGCTTTAGGTGCAAATATGTCATTTATATGTACTTGGGCAATAATACTAGGGTATGTATCAGTTGTTGCATTTGAGGCAGTTGCACTTCCAACCGTTGTTGAATATTTATTTCCAAATTATATTCGATTTAAAATGTATACTGTGGCAGGATATGATGTTTATTTTACTTGGGTTTTACTTGGAGTTTTAAGCTCTGTAGCAATCACAGTAGTAAATTATTTCGGTGTTAAACCTGCTGCTTTTTTACAATGGGTCATAACCCTTTTTATTACTCTCATAGGTTTATCTTTCTTTGGAGGAGCCTTAGTAAATGGCAGTACAACAAATATGCAACCATTATTTACTGATGGTGTAAGAGGAGTATTTGGAGTTGCAGTAATGACACCATTTATGTATGTTGGTTTTGATGTTATACCTCAAGCGGCAGAAGAAATTGATATGCCATTTGATAAAATCGGGAAAATTTTGATTCTATCTGTTATTATGGCAGTATTTTGGTACATTATGATAATCATAGGTGTTTCACTTGCTATGGACAATGCATCCATCAGTGCTTCTAGTCTAGTAACAGCTGATGCAATGGGGTCTGTGTTTAATGGAAGTGGTCTTGCTTCTAAAATAATGATTATTGGAGGAATAGGTGGAATAATAACAAGTTGGAATTCTTTCTTCGTTGGAGGTAGTCGTGCAATTTATTCTATGGCCCATTCTAAAATGTTACCTTCTTTTTTAGCAAAAATACATCCAGAATACAAAACACCAACAAATGCAGTTTTATTAATTGGGATATTATCAACGTTAGCACCTCTTCTAGGAAGAAAAATGTTGGTTTGGCTTGTAGATGCAGGTGGATTGACGATAGTTGTAGCTTACTTAATAGTTTCAATCTCGTTTTTAGTATTAAGAAAAAATGAACCAAATATGCCTAGACCATATAAAGTAAAGCATGGTAAATTAGTTGGAAATATAGCTGTTATTCTAAGTTCCGCAATTATAATACTATATGCTCCTGGGGCACCAGCTGCATTAATATGGCCTTATGAATGGTTCATAATTATAGGATGGTCAATTCTTGGCATAGTATTTTATTTATGGGCCAAATTATCCTATAATGATTTTGGAGTTCACGAATTCAAATTAGATATAAAGTCATAA
- a CDS encoding zinc ribbon domain-containing protein YjdM yields the protein MVDLPNCPKCNSEYTYEDGNLFVCPECAHEWNSQSEAENNEDKKVIKDANGNVLNDGDSVTVIKDLKVKGSSSVVKIGTKVKNIRLVDGDHDIDCKIDGFGAMKLKSQFVKKV from the coding sequence ATGGTTGATTTACCAAATTGCCCAAAATGTAATTCAGAATACACTTATGAAGATGGAAATCTTTTTGTTTGTCCAGAATGTGCTCATGAGTGGAATTCACAATCAGAAGCTGAAAATAATGAAGATAAAAAGGTTATCAAAGATGCAAATGGAAATGTCTTAAATGATGGGGATTCTGTGACAGTAATCAAAGACCTTAAAGTAAAAGGTAGTTCATCAGTTGTAAAAATAGGTACAAAAGTAAAAAATATACGCTTAGTTGATGGAGATCATGATATTGATTGCAAAATTGATGGTTTCGGAGCTATGAAATTAAAATCTCAATTTGTTAAAAAGGTATAA
- a CDS encoding phosphoenolpyruvate carboxykinase (ATP), with product MTYLINDKLFKNVMINPNVNELRKMSKHMETTTEFNSPCYVTEVRNRSAKNTYIVDDISLGVDQQGISRDKADKIVKEVKNYLKNKEVVRIDRKMGMDDRFSFNCRLYITKEYSRIAYMWNNTLFDPIDTENPDFVSIYVPEWPERIMIAYPEEGITFILGSDYFGESKKSFLRMAMHKVKNMGGLGLHAGSKVLRVKDKNENLKDVGFIMFGLSGTGKTTLTIHDHGLSGEEKAIIRQDDVIFMDQNGYCAGSENGFFIKTEGLDEGQKVLYTAATSENSIFENVKINENGKVDFDDTTLTSNGRGVVLRNEIENTDNSVDLEKANKIIFITRRNDIIPPVMKLNASQAVTAFMLGESIETSAGDPTKAGQSKRCVGTNPFIIGPEAEEGYRLHEILKRNPDMECFILNTGSVGAKEDHKGEKITIKVSTTIMKEIAKDNIKWEADKEWGYLLPKHVEGIDIKKYNPRNHYTEEEYRVIANKLRVEREQWLTKFENANKEVAIAI from the coding sequence ATGACATACTTAATAAATGATAAACTGTTTAAAAACGTAATGATAAATCCTAATGTTAATGAATTGAGAAAAATGAGTAAACATATGGAAACTACAACAGAATTCAACAGTCCATGTTATGTGACTGAAGTAAGAAATAGAAGTGCAAAGAATACTTATATTGTAGATGATATATCCTTAGGCGTAGATCAACAAGGGATTAGTAGAGATAAAGCAGACAAGATTGTTAAGGAAGTTAAAAATTACTTAAAAAATAAAGAAGTAGTTAGAATAGATAGAAAAATGGGAATGGATGATAGATTTTCTTTTAATTGTAGACTTTATATAACTAAGGAATATAGTAGGATAGCCTACATGTGGAATAACACTTTATTTGATCCTATAGATACAGAAAATCCTGATTTCGTTAGTATATATGTTCCAGAGTGGCCAGAAAGAATTATGATAGCATATCCGGAAGAGGGGATAACTTTCATATTAGGTAGTGATTATTTTGGTGAATCTAAAAAGTCTTTCTTAAGAATGGCTATGCATAAAGTAAAAAATATGGGTGGACTAGGATTACATGCAGGTAGTAAAGTGTTAAGAGTAAAAGATAAAAATGAAAACTTGAAAGATGTAGGATTTATAATGTTTGGATTAAGTGGAACAGGTAAAACTACTCTTACAATACATGATCATGGCCTTAGTGGAGAAGAAAAGGCTATTATAAGACAAGATGATGTTATTTTTATGGATCAAAATGGATATTGTGCAGGAAGTGAAAATGGATTTTTTATAAAGACTGAAGGCCTTGATGAAGGACAGAAAGTTTTATATACAGCAGCTACAAGCGAAAATTCAATATTTGAAAACGTAAAAATAAATGAAAATGGAAAAGTAGATTTTGATGATACAACTCTTACATCTAATGGTAGGGGAGTAGTTTTAAGAAATGAAATAGAGAATACAGATAATAGTGTAGACCTTGAAAAAGCAAACAAAATCATATTTATAACAAGAAGGAATGATATAATTCCTCCTGTTATGAAATTAAATGCGTCACAAGCTGTTACAGCATTTATGCTTGGAGAGTCAATAGAAACTTCAGCTGGAGATCCTACAAAAGCAGGACAATCAAAAAGATGTGTAGGAACTAACCCTTTTATAATAGGGCCTGAGGCTGAGGAAGGATATAGATTACATGAAATATTAAAAAGAAATCCAGATATGGAGTGTTTTATATTAAATACAGGTAGTGTTGGGGCTAAAGAAGACCATAAGGGAGAAAAAATAACTATTAAAGTTTCAACTACTATAATGAAAGAGATAGCAAAAGATAACATTAAGTGGGAAGCTGATAAGGAATGGGGATATCTGTTACCAAAGCATGTAGAAGGGATAGATATTAAAAAATATAATCCAAGAAATCATTATACAGAAGAAGAATATCGTGTAATAGCTAATAAATTAAGAGTAGAAAGAGAACAGTGGCTTACTAAATTTGAAAATGCAAATAAAGAGGTAGCAATTGCTATATAG
- a CDS encoding GyrI-like domain-containing protein, whose amino-acid sequence MKKEWRKHEKNIYVPKGKPELINIPPFKYFTIKGQGNPNNKAFEEYISALYSLAYTVRMSYKWDNPPGGYYEYTVYPLEGVWDIADKTKYVEGVLDKDNLAFELMIRQPSFVTEDLASNIIELTKEKKPNKLLEQVEFKTICEGDCVQILHLGSYDDEPQSFQLMKEYCTENNIKRISMKHREIYLNDARKTKPEKLKTVLRFQVEQEYSI is encoded by the coding sequence ATGAAAAAGGAATGGAGAAAACATGAGAAGAATATTTATGTTCCAAAAGGAAAACCTGAATTAATCAATATACCACCTTTTAAATATTTTACGATCAAAGGACAAGGTAACCCTAATAATAAAGCCTTTGAAGAATATATTTCTGCTCTATATTCCCTAGCATATACCGTAAGAATGTCATACAAATGGGATAATCCACCTGGTGGATATTATGAATATACTGTATATCCTCTTGAAGGTGTATGGGATATAGCAGATAAAACTAAATATGTTGAAGGCGTTTTAGATAAGGACAATTTAGCCTTTGAGCTAATGATTAGACAGCCGAGTTTTGTAACTGAAGATTTAGCTAGTAATATAATAGAGCTAACTAAAGAAAAAAAGCCCAATAAATTATTAGAACAAGTTGAATTTAAGACAATATGTGAAGGTGATTGTGTACAGATATTACATCTAGGTTCTTATGATGATGAACCTCAAAGTTTTCAGTTGATGAAAGAATATTGCACTGAAAATAATATTAAAAGAATTTCTATGAAGCACAGAGAGATTTATTTAAATGATGCTAGAAAAACGAAGCCAGAAAAATTGAAAACCGTATTGAGATTTCAAGTAGAACAAGAATATAGTATATAA
- a CDS encoding ABC transporter ATP-binding protein, producing the protein MKENTILELKDIHKNFRDNTGKTFKAVNNVSLTLEKGECVGIVGESGCGKSTIARIISHLIESSEGKVIFKGEDITSLKNKSLKEYYKSVQMIFQDPLSTFSPRMKIGSYLIEPFINFNMMNKKRAWEYAKELLEIVGLNKDYMNKYPNELSGGQLQRVVIARAIGLKPDIIICDECTSALDVSIQQQIIRLLLEIREKTNFSSIFITHDLALAESICDKIYVMYLGEIVEIIEGQNIVKNAKHPYTKMLLDSVFSVKNFHKKMNCTGLKMTGSKNKKGCIFSPRCPNASEICYEKTPEFKVNNGGCRVLCHTC; encoded by the coding sequence ATGAAAGAAAATACAATTCTTGAGTTGAAAGATATACATAAAAATTTCAGGGATAATACCGGTAAGACATTCAAGGCTGTTAATAATGTAAGTCTTACCTTAGAAAAGGGAGAATGTGTAGGAATAGTTGGAGAAAGTGGCTGTGGGAAAAGCACTATTGCAAGGATAATATCCCATTTAATAGAATCCTCTGAAGGTAAAGTGATTTTTAAGGGGGAGGATATTACATCTTTAAAAAATAAGTCACTTAAAGAGTATTATAAAAGTGTACAAATGATATTTCAAGATCCTTTAAGCACATTTAGCCCAAGAATGAAGATAGGATCATATTTAATCGAACCCTTTATAAATTTTAATATGATGAATAAAAAAAGAGCATGGGAATATGCTAAGGAACTGCTTGAGATTGTAGGGCTTAATAAGGATTATATGAATAAATATCCTAATGAATTAAGTGGTGGTCAACTACAAAGGGTTGTAATTGCTAGAGCAATAGGTTTAAAACCTGATATCATCATTTGTGATGAATGCACATCTGCCCTGGATGTTTCTATACAACAACAAATTATCAGGCTTTTATTGGAAATCAGAGAGAAGACGAACTTCTCTAGTATTTTTATAACTCATGATCTAGCATTAGCAGAAAGTATATGTGATAAAATATATGTTATGTATTTAGGAGAAATCGTTGAAATTATAGAAGGTCAAAATATTGTAAAGAATGCAAAACATCCATATACTAAAATGCTACTTGATTCAGTGTTTTCAGTAAAAAACTTTCATAAAAAGATGAATTGTACTGGATTGAAAATGACTGGTTCTAAAAATAAAAAAGGTTGTATATTTAGTCCTCGTTGTCCCAATGCATCTGAAATTTGTTATGAAAAAACTCCTGAATTTAAAGTAAATAATGGTGGTTGTAGAGTTTTGTGCCATACATGCTGA
- a CDS encoding flagellar hook protein FlgE, translating to MSAMYSGVSGMQAHQVKLDVISNNIANINTVGYKAQTVSFEEVYSQTLNGATAPSDSGRGGTNPMQLGHGVTVSSINTINTQGSMQLTGGTTDFAIDGDGYFIVQDPSGAYMFTRAGNFGLDTDGNLVTADGLYVCGWQEYEALPDGTYVFDTTKDPEPINIFSDEYNKNKNNIAPKATENVVLNGNLDASESPKGSGTSDIGTPPETADFTMPFTAYDDLGNDYEVDVNFTKCYVDDSDPDNPVTTWYWEMPSDGSSSSSGYIKFDKDGNIVEEDGFDTKVDVEVTPDSSTGTGSFTMTIDFESVSMYDAESSVNPLNVDGYPSAELNDFYIGADGVIMGVYSNGQQQPLGMMSLATFSNPAGLERVGNNLFMATANSGDFNQAYAPGTQGAGTLSVGFLEMSNVDLSSEFTEMVIAQRGFQANSRIITTADEMIQELINLKR from the coding sequence ATGAGTGCCATGTATTCGGGCGTATCAGGTATGCAAGCCCACCAAGTGAAATTAGATGTAATAAGTAATAATATAGCTAACATAAATACGGTAGGATATAAAGCTCAAACGGTAAGCTTTGAAGAAGTTTATAGTCAAACTCTTAATGGAGCAACTGCTCCTAGTGATAGTGGACGTGGGGGAACAAATCCAATGCAATTAGGACATGGTGTAACAGTAAGTTCTATAAATACTATCAATACACAAGGAAGTATGCAACTTACAGGAGGTACAACTGACTTTGCCATTGATGGAGATGGATATTTTATTGTTCAAGACCCAAGTGGCGCATATATGTTCACAAGAGCAGGAAACTTTGGTCTAGATACGGATGGAAATCTTGTGACGGCAGATGGACTTTATGTATGTGGATGGCAGGAGTATGAGGCTCTTCCTGATGGAACTTATGTATTTGATACCACTAAAGATCCAGAACCTATAAATATCTTTTCTGATGAATATAACAAAAATAAGAATAATATAGCTCCAAAAGCTACTGAAAATGTAGTTTTAAATGGGAATTTAGATGCTTCTGAATCACCAAAGGGAAGTGGTACAAGTGATATAGGAACACCACCTGAAACTGCTGATTTTACCATGCCTTTTACTGCATATGATGATTTAGGAAATGACTATGAAGTAGATGTGAACTTTACAAAATGTTATGTGGACGATAGTGATCCAGATAATCCTGTAACTACATGGTATTGGGAAATGCCTTCTGATGGTTCTTCTTCATCTAGTGGATATATAAAATTTGATAAAGACGGGAATATCGTTGAAGAAGATGGATTTGATACGAAAGTAGATGTAGAAGTTACACCTGATTCAAGTACAGGAACAGGTTCCTTTACTATGACTATAGATTTTGAATCCGTATCTATGTATGATGCAGAAAGTTCTGTTAACCCCCTTAATGTGGATGGGTATCCTTCAGCAGAACTTAATGATTTTTATATAGGGGCAGATGGAGTGATTATGGGAGTATATTCTAATGGTCAACAGCAACCGCTTGGCATGATGAGTCTTGCAACATTTTCAAATCCTGCAGGACTTGAAAGGGTAGGAAATAACCTTTTTATGGCCACAGCTAACTCTGGAGATTTTAATCAAGCATATGCTCCAGGGACTCAAGGTGCAGGAACTTTAAGTGTAGGATTTCTTGAAATGTCAAATGTAGACCTTTCAAGTGAATTTACAGAAATGGTAATAGCTCAAAGAGGATTTCAGGCAAATAGTAGAATAATTACTACTGCTGATGAAATGATACAGGAGCTTATTAATTTGAAGAGATAA
- the flgK gene encoding flagellar hook-associated protein FlgK encodes MSSTMGSYMIPNSGLYTSQTSLYVTNNNISNVDTSGYTRQQAISCNRNPYSQGLYEIGSGVDIQQVRQMRNSFLDNSYREENSTLGYWETKSSVVNDIEPLLGAFSEYGLYSSMDNFFYSWDELSKNPESITERAAVIECGVAFADTVNQIDEQLTNIQQDVCTKIASTVDEINLIADGIAELNQKILDCETSGVDANDYRDQRNFLIDQLSYLTDMDISEQPNGMVNVTVGGVDLVNGNESKTMEVEISNPEGSQIEVKWQDSGKDVQIKDGKLKGLKDCIEGEDNIINKVRSDLDTLVNTMATEINAIHSTGYGLDGSTGIDFYVPIDPNKPIGMRNIQVNPVLDDPNKLAASASGEPGDNAIAKEIVDFRNKECFEFEGSNMNIDDYTTYVIASVGTAGKDTTSFAENQRAVVNQIQFQRQSISQVSMDEEMNNMIRYQQSYNANAKAFQAIDEMIDNIINKMGIG; translated from the coding sequence ATGTCTTCAACTATGGGAAGTTATATGATACCAAATAGCGGTCTTTATACAAGTCAAACATCTTTATACGTTACAAACAATAATATATCAAATGTAGATACTTCGGGGTACACGAGGCAACAAGCCATATCATGTAATAGGAATCCTTACTCTCAAGGCCTATATGAAATAGGATCAGGAGTAGATATTCAACAGGTAAGACAGATGAGAAATTCTTTTCTTGATAATTCGTATAGAGAGGAAAACAGTACTCTTGGTTATTGGGAAACAAAGTCAAGCGTGGTAAACGATATAGAGCCTCTTTTGGGTGCTTTTTCAGAGTATGGCCTATATTCTTCTATGGATAATTTTTTCTATTCATGGGACGAACTTTCAAAAAATCCAGAGAGTATAACAGAAAGGGCAGCTGTTATAGAGTGTGGAGTTGCATTTGCAGATACGGTAAATCAAATAGATGAACAACTTACTAATATTCAACAAGATGTATGTACTAAAATTGCCTCTACAGTAGATGAAATCAACCTAATAGCTGATGGAATAGCCGAACTAAACCAAAAGATATTAGATTGTGAAACTTCTGGTGTAGATGCCAACGATTACAGAGATCAAAGAAATTTTTTAATAGATCAGCTTTCATATCTTACAGATATGGATATATCGGAACAACCAAATGGAATGGTAAATGTAACTGTAGGTGGAGTGGATTTAGTAAATGGTAATGAATCTAAGACGATGGAAGTAGAAATATCTAATCCTGAAGGAAGTCAAATAGAAGTAAAATGGCAGGATTCAGGTAAAGATGTACAAATAAAAGATGGAAAATTAAAGGGCCTTAAGGATTGTATAGAAGGGGAAGATAACATAATCAATAAAGTGAGAAGTGATTTAGATACCCTTGTAAACACCATGGCTACAGAAATAAATGCAATTCATTCAACAGGTTATGGCCTTGATGGAAGTACGGGAATAGATTTTTATGTACCTATTGATCCTAATAAGCCAATAGGAATGAGAAATATTCAAGTAAATCCAGTGTTAGACGATCCTAATAAATTAGCTGCATCTGCTAGTGGTGAGCCTGGAGATAACGCTATTGCAAAGGAAATTGTAGATTTTAGAAATAAGGAATGTTTTGAATTTGAAGGGTCTAACATGAATATAGATGATTATACCACTTATGTCATAGCATCAGTTGGAACCGCAGGGAAAGATACAACATCCTTTGCTGAAAATCAAAGAGCTGTAGTAAATCAAATTCAGTTTCAAAGACAATCTATCTCACAAGTATCTATGGATGAAGAGATGAACAATATGATTAGATATCAACAATCATATAATGCAAATGCAAAAGCATTTCAAGCAATAGATGAGATGATAGACAACATTATAAATAAAATGGGCATAGGATAA
- a CDS encoding response regulator transcription factor has product MKNRKKEFLFLALLYFLLIIDNSIIYISEFSEGFYLLYETSHILYIIIDSIYLGIILTTRLIILEVFNDKFTIREKQICIVLPVILSILSIFAPHEVSDVLIFISFFTALSYMAFRMYKHINNSSNKFNEKISKIYKIFLWTIITLNILGIIESIIYYIKAFSNSYVNLIALEYRFISFDIIKLFICIIGIKSLYSTFEKLFDKKSTDEKLKEFCIKYSLTSRQREIIELIIDGYSNKEISSKLHIAEGTVKIHIYNIFKKTDISSRNQMLKKIMDD; this is encoded by the coding sequence ATGAAAAACAGAAAAAAAGAATTTTTATTTCTAGCATTACTATATTTCCTACTTATAATAGATAATTCTATAATTTATATATCTGAATTTTCAGAGGGTTTTTATTTATTATATGAAACTAGTCATATACTTTATATAATTATTGACTCCATATATTTAGGAATTATATTAACTACTAGACTAATTATTTTAGAGGTATTTAATGATAAATTTACAATTAGGGAAAAACAGATTTGTATAGTATTACCTGTTATTTTATCCATACTAAGTATTTTTGCTCCACATGAAGTTAGTGACGTATTAATTTTTATTTCTTTTTTCACAGCCCTTTCTTATATGGCCTTTAGAATGTATAAACATATTAATAATTCCTCTAATAAATTTAATGAAAAAATATCAAAAATATATAAAATTTTTCTATGGACTATTATTACATTAAACATTTTAGGCATTATAGAGAGTATTATTTATTATATAAAGGCTTTCAGCAATTCATATGTAAACCTCATAGCATTAGAATATAGGTTCATATCCTTTGATATTATAAAGCTTTTCATTTGTATAATTGGAATAAAGAGTCTATACAGTACCTTTGAAAAACTATTTGATAAAAAAAGTACGGACGAAAAGTTGAAGGAATTTTGTATAAAATACTCTTTAACAAGTAGACAAAGAGAAATTATAGAATTAATTATAGATGGATATTCAAATAAAGAAATTAGTAGTAAGCTTCATATTGCAGAAGGAACTGTAAAGATACATATTTATAATATCTTTAAAAAAACTGATATTTCTAGTAGAAATCAAATGTTAAAAAAAATAATGGATGATTAA